Proteins co-encoded in one Arachis hypogaea cultivar Tifrunner chromosome 13, arahy.Tifrunner.gnm2.J5K5, whole genome shotgun sequence genomic window:
- the LOC112738074 gene encoding uncharacterized protein, with amino-acid sequence MMGEVEKMIAVGLVWGATNAIMRRGAVLWDQAVKSTSRADPNAKLYQRALLSLRNWFKLLWIWQYSIPFLVNLSASLTFFAILSHAPLSLAVPVTNATTFAATAVFGILLGERTHLLRASVGTAFIVSGLFLCINS; translated from the coding sequence ATGATGGGGGAAGTGGAGAAGATGATCGCAGTGGGTCTGGTATGGGGCGCCACAAATGCTATCATGCGCCGGGGTGCCGTTCTATGGGACCAAGCTGTGAAATCCACATCAAGGGCAGATCCCAACGCCAAGCTGTACCAGAGAGCACTGTTGTCCCTCCGCAACTGGTTCAAGCTCCTATGGATCTGGCAGTACTCCATCCCCTTTCTCGTCAACCTCTCCGCCTCCCTCACTTTCTTCGCCATCCTCTCACACGCCCCACTCTCCCTCGCCGTCCCTGTCACCAACGCCACCACCTTCGCCGCCACCGCCGTCTTCGGCATCCTTCTCGGCGAACGCACCCACCTTCTTCGCGCATCCGTCGGTACCGCTTTTATCGTTTCCGGCCTTTTCCTTTGTATCAATTCCTAA
- the LOC112733530 gene encoding probable xyloglucan endotransglucosylase/hydrolase protein 26: protein MAKFEKMLVALFICVVVLVGNIVQVDGNFSKSMYLTWGVQHASIMGEDLHLVLDTTSGSAAKSKRSFLFGSIEMLIKLIPGNAAGIVTAYYLSSTGSQHDEIDFEFLGNITGQPYTVNTNIYTQGKGNKEQQFYLWFDPAADFHNYTIHWNPTQIVWYVDGLPIRVFQNYENHGVAYPNKHGMRVYSSLWNADDWATRGGLVKTDWRGAPFIASFHHFRARACKWNGAVSINHCASNVPANWWISPLYKQLSYSEKGQLNWVRKNYMIYDYCADSKRFNGQLPPECSKTQL, encoded by the exons ATGGCAAAATTTGAGAAAATGTTGGTGGCTTTGTTTATATGTGTAGTCGTACTCGTTGGCAACATCGTCCAAGTGGATGGCAACTTTTCGAAGAGCATGTATCTCACATGGGGTGTTCAACATGCATCGATTATGGGCGAAGACCTTCATCTAGTGTTGGACACAACCTCAG GATCTGCTGCTAAATCGAAGAGATCATTCTTATTTGGAAGCATTGAAATGCTAATCAAGCTCATACCAGGCAATGCCGCAGGAATAGTAACAGCCTACTAT TTATCCTCCACGGGAAGTCAGCATGATGAGATAGATTTTGAGTTCTTAGGCAACATTACAGGACAACCATACACTGTCAATACCAACATATATACACAAGGAAAAGGAAACAAAGAGCAACAATTTTACCTCTGGTTTGACCCAGCTGCTGACTTTCACAACTACACCATTCACTGGAACCCCACGCAAATTGT GTGGTATGTTGATGGTCTGCCGATTCGGGTTTTTCAGAACTACGAAAATCACGGCGTTGCGTATCCAAACAAGCATGGAATGAGGGTATACAGCAGCCTATGGAATGCAGATGACTGGGCAACTAGAGGAGGGCTTGTTAAGACTGACTGGAGAGGTGCACCATTCATAGCCAGCTTTCATCATTTCAGAGCAAGGGCTTGCAAGTGGAATGGGGCAGTGAGCATCAATCACTGTGCCTCCAATGTCCCTGCAAATTGGTGGATTTCTCCCCTATACAAGCAGCTAAGTTACTCCGAAAAAGGCCAGTTGAACTGGGTCAGAAAGAATTACATGATCTACGACTACTGTGCCGATTCCAAGAGATTCAACGGCCAGTTGCCTCCAGAATGTTCTAAAACACAACTCTAA